The following proteins are encoded in a genomic region of Haloarcula salinisoli:
- a CDS encoding helix-turn-helix domain-containing protein — translation MADDCDPADVFALLDDEYARSLLAATSHEPMTAPALSDQCEMSLSTVYRRLEQLEGCGLVDAEVVPDPDGDHRKRYEAQLDELLVSLDDGQFEVSLRTDSSTAEYADAFTDLWEGL, via the coding sequence GTGGCCGACGACTGTGACCCCGCTGACGTGTTCGCCCTCCTCGACGACGAGTACGCACGCTCGCTACTCGCGGCCACCAGCCACGAACCAATGACCGCACCAGCTCTCAGCGACCAGTGTGAGATGTCGCTCTCGACCGTATACCGCAGACTCGAACAGCTCGAAGGCTGTGGCCTCGTCGACGCCGAGGTCGTCCCCGACCCCGACGGCGACCACCGCAAACGATACGAGGCCCAGCTAGACGAACTGCTCGTCTCGCTGGACGATGGCCAGTTCGAAGTGAGCCTCCGAACGGACAGTTCGACAGCCGAGTACGCCGACGCCTTTACCGACCTCTGGGAGGGGCTCTGA
- a CDS encoding DUF7521 family protein → MQETLMLVWSPGHPMTIGPFESTTLLLRNLYEMVGAVLGLFIAYQAYRGYRRNDSRPMLFIALGFGIMLGPPVLLFGLILVVPSMSEVAVQLLIQTFEIAGLLSIIYALRMDV, encoded by the coding sequence ATGCAGGAAACACTGATGCTCGTCTGGTCGCCCGGACACCCGATGACCATCGGTCCCTTCGAGAGTACGACGTTGCTGTTGCGCAATCTCTACGAGATGGTCGGCGCTGTGCTGGGCCTGTTTATCGCCTATCAGGCGTACCGGGGGTACCGGCGAAACGATAGCCGACCGATGTTGTTCATCGCCCTTGGGTTCGGCATCATGCTCGGTCCCCCTGTCCTGCTGTTCGGCCTGATACTCGTGGTCCCATCGATGTCCGAGGTAGCCGTCCAGTTGCTCATCCAGACGTTCGAGATCGCTGGCCTGCTCAGTATCATCTACGCACTGCGGATGGACGTCTGA
- a CDS encoding helix-turn-helix domain-containing protein, which produces MSADPDIETLAGLLEDETVRVILTETSDQPMSASTLEQRCDVSGPTIYRRLERLQACDLVVEQTRPDPDGGHHRKLYAANLERVTVDLVDGQFELTIDRHADMADRFTRLIEGI; this is translated from the coding sequence GTGAGTGCTGACCCTGATATCGAGACGCTCGCTGGGCTCCTCGAAGACGAGACCGTGCGGGTCATCCTCACTGAGACAAGCGACCAACCAATGTCTGCTAGCACACTCGAACAGCGATGTGACGTGTCGGGCCCGACTATCTATCGCCGTCTCGAACGCCTGCAGGCGTGTGATCTCGTGGTCGAACAGACGCGGCCGGACCCCGACGGCGGCCACCACCGGAAACTGTATGCCGCGAACCTCGAGCGGGTGACGGTCGACCTGGTGGACGGACAGTTCGAACTCACCATCGACCGGCATGCGGACATGGCAGACCGGTTCACGAGACTCATCGAGGGGATATAG
- a CDS encoding bacteriohemerythrin, which translates to MAESDGEFIEWSDERYSTQIDRFDEQHKHLFGLLNDLHVAIEAGHSEAVVGDILEELERYTEYHFGDEEEFMQDCGYAMDCANCFYDHKDFHEEFVETVGEFRERHENGEPITTDVLEFTKEWLDAHIAGPDIDQKYSQYYQEEVPDDYEYQPGKLNESREGERTYAAEDTEVELESDVYVGGTVSIPKGTVADWFARQVDRHGDRPAAYVPTGDGYEPQTFRELYRQAWRVAAGLLDAGVEPGTTLGICARPSYRWSIVDIACHLAGVVSVPIHAGQTDERTVTVEATTDIETVVVDGTASEAVRAGPQRVFDISDLPAGNRDNLPGFDADPDDVATIVSPPGAEMGTVECAVTHRNLLAAAAMLSEQFPATRGSTGTAVLPQSRIFHRATTYYLWNRGAAAAYIPADDIVGGLEAVEPDVLIGSPELYDHLRSELEASIAELGGLKRRLADGAAIDRGEAVQNGNTGSLTDSAAARVVFGPLRESFGLGNLDHALSGTDPLDPETAKFLWGVGVPVSQVFGTTELTGVGCVNEYGAEQLTALGEPLPGTEVAVTDDGAVAFRGDHVVERYWETSDVATAATTGEWYVTGKAGRFDDESRLRRRDPVEATK; encoded by the coding sequence ATGGCCGAGTCGGACGGTGAGTTCATCGAGTGGAGCGACGAGCGGTACAGTACACAGATCGACCGCTTCGACGAGCAGCACAAACACCTGTTCGGGCTCCTGAACGACCTGCACGTGGCCATCGAGGCGGGCCACTCCGAGGCAGTAGTGGGGGATATCTTGGAGGAGCTGGAGCGGTACACCGAGTACCATTTCGGCGACGAGGAGGAGTTCATGCAGGACTGCGGGTACGCGATGGACTGTGCGAACTGCTTTTACGACCACAAGGACTTCCACGAGGAGTTCGTCGAGACAGTCGGGGAGTTCCGCGAGCGCCACGAGAACGGCGAGCCGATAACGACGGACGTACTGGAGTTCACGAAGGAGTGGCTGGACGCCCACATCGCCGGTCCCGACATCGACCAGAAGTACAGCCAGTACTACCAGGAGGAGGTGCCCGACGATTACGAGTACCAGCCCGGCAAGCTAAACGAGAGCCGAGAGGGCGAGCGGACCTACGCGGCCGAGGACACGGAGGTGGAACTCGAGAGCGACGTCTACGTCGGCGGGACGGTATCCATACCGAAAGGGACGGTCGCGGACTGGTTCGCACGGCAGGTCGACCGCCACGGCGACCGGCCGGCCGCGTACGTCCCGACGGGCGACGGATACGAACCACAGACGTTCCGTGAGCTGTACAGGCAGGCGTGGCGGGTCGCCGCCGGCCTGCTGGACGCCGGCGTCGAGCCCGGGACGACGCTCGGTATCTGTGCTCGCCCCTCGTACCGCTGGTCGATCGTCGATATCGCCTGCCACCTCGCGGGCGTCGTCTCCGTCCCCATCCACGCGGGCCAGACAGACGAACGAACGGTCACGGTCGAGGCCACCACGGACATCGAGACGGTCGTCGTCGACGGCACCGCGAGCGAGGCCGTCAGGGCAGGCCCACAGCGGGTGTTCGACATCAGCGACTTGCCCGCCGGCAACCGCGACAACCTCCCGGGATTCGACGCGGACCCCGACGACGTGGCGACCATCGTCTCCCCGCCCGGGGCGGAGATGGGGACGGTCGAATGTGCGGTCACACACCGGAACCTGCTGGCCGCGGCCGCGATGCTTTCCGAACAGTTCCCGGCCACGCGCGGGTCGACCGGGACTGCCGTACTGCCGCAGTCGCGTATCTTCCATCGGGCAACGACGTACTACCTCTGGAACCGAGGGGCAGCGGCGGCGTACATCCCGGCGGACGACATCGTCGGCGGGCTCGAAGCCGTGGAACCGGACGTCCTTATCGGGTCCCCGGAACTGTACGACCACCTCCGGTCGGAGCTGGAGGCGTCGATAGCGGAGCTGGGCGGGCTGAAACGGCGGCTGGCCGACGGCGCTGCGATCGACAGGGGAGAGGCCGTCCAGAACGGGAACACGGGTTCGCTGACGGATTCCGCGGCGGCACGTGTCGTGTTCGGGCCGCTCAGAGAGTCGTTCGGGCTCGGGAACCTCGACCACGCGCTGTCGGGGACCGATCCGCTCGACCCGGAGACGGCAAAGTTCCTCTGGGGCGTCGGTGTCCCGGTCAGTCAGGTCTTCGGGACGACGGAGCTCACGGGCGTCGGCTGTGTCAACGAGTACGGCGCCGAGCAGCTGACGGCACTGGGCGAACCGCTCCCCGGGACCGAGGTCGCTGTCACCGACGACGGTGCCGTCGCCTTCCGTGGCGACCACGTCGTCGAGCGCTACTGGGAGACGAGCGACGTCGCGACGGCGGCGACGACCGGCGAGTGGTACGTGACCGGCAAGGCCGGACGGTTCGACGACGAGAGTCGGCTCCGACGGCGCGACCCCGTCGAGGCGACGAAGTAG
- the surE gene encoding 5'/3'-nucleotidase SurE — translation MTEPRVLLTNDDGIDAPGLASCYEELRAVADVTVVAPMENQSGVGRTRSHRTARESHPWGYALDGTPADCAAYGLRGLDESFDLVVSGCNHGPNAGNYVVGRSGTVGACVEAGFLGTPAVAVSAYHCEDFFVHPADDYDFDRPARVMTEVVTRALSGDIFDTADFLNLNVPVDVADPEIRLTEPYHDYDLQVEHDTETDVDDQATQGTVGDIALRDVVWPDTAGWENPFDGEADLAERYPEGSDRRAIVDGAVSLSPLTAPAVGVESDALEGMVGAFNESEAARKRNR, via the coding sequence GAGCCACGGGTGCTACTGACGAACGACGACGGCATCGACGCGCCGGGGTTGGCGAGCTGTTACGAGGAACTTCGGGCGGTCGCGGACGTGACGGTGGTCGCGCCCATGGAGAACCAGAGCGGTGTCGGGCGGACCCGCAGCCACCGCACCGCTCGCGAGAGCCACCCGTGGGGGTACGCCCTGGACGGGACGCCCGCCGACTGCGCGGCGTACGGACTCCGGGGGCTCGACGAGTCGTTCGACCTCGTGGTCTCGGGCTGCAACCACGGGCCAAACGCCGGCAACTACGTCGTCGGTCGCTCGGGCACGGTCGGGGCCTGCGTCGAAGCGGGCTTTCTGGGCACGCCAGCCGTCGCGGTGTCGGCGTACCACTGTGAGGATTTCTTCGTCCACCCCGCAGACGACTACGACTTCGACCGCCCGGCCCGGGTCATGACCGAGGTCGTCACCCGGGCGCTGTCGGGTGACATCTTCGACACGGCGGACTTCCTGAACCTGAACGTCCCCGTCGACGTGGCCGACCCCGAGATACGGCTGACCGAGCCATACCACGACTACGACCTGCAGGTCGAACACGACACGGAGACCGACGTCGACGACCAGGCGACCCAGGGGACCGTCGGCGACATCGCGCTGCGTGACGTCGTCTGGCCGGACACCGCGGGGTGGGAGAACCCCTTCGACGGCGAGGCCGACCTGGCAGAGCGCTACCCCGAAGGGAGCGACCGCCGGGCCATCGTCGACGGCGCGGTGAGTCTCTCGCCGCTGACGGCGCCCGCCGTGGGCGTCGAGTCAGACGCACTCGAAGGGATGGTCGGTGCGTTCAACGAGAGCGAGGCGGCCCGCAAACGCAACCGGTAG
- a CDS encoding CPBP family intramembrane glutamic endopeptidase, whose translation MPSSDTDSSRLALFAERRPVALFFTLAIATSWTVWIPTLSVLPHGNVRLLAIVPGAFGPLVAAATVTMLRGESARQWLVGALAWRRSARWYAVAVAVPLIVSVVLLGTLVGLTGSLDLTAGPEVAALLGFNLVFASLLGGGQEEFGWRGFALPHLQARYDALTASLLIGVVWAIWHAPMFVFGVYSENPVLYVLGILAFAVVLTWYYNSSRGQLLGAVVMHGTHNAAVNVPPMLVEGANTVAVPYEGLLAAVYWVVALVLLGRYGRTTLSSEAPVEPTWANQRGDEPTAQPSSTFGSDD comes from the coding sequence ATGCCATCCAGCGATACCGACTCCTCACGGCTCGCACTGTTTGCAGAGCGCCGTCCGGTTGCACTGTTTTTCACTCTCGCCATCGCGACCTCCTGGACCGTCTGGATACCGACACTCTCGGTGCTCCCCCACGGCAACGTCCGGCTGCTCGCGATCGTCCCCGGAGCGTTCGGCCCGCTGGTCGCAGCAGCCACAGTGACGATGCTCCGCGGTGAGTCCGCCAGACAGTGGCTGGTCGGCGCACTCGCCTGGCGGCGCTCGGCCCGGTGGTACGCCGTCGCCGTCGCTGTCCCACTCATCGTCAGCGTGGTGCTTCTCGGGACCCTCGTCGGACTCACCGGTTCGCTCGATCTCACAGCGGGTCCGGAAGTGGCTGCGCTCCTCGGATTCAATCTGGTCTTTGCCAGCCTTCTGGGGGGCGGCCAGGAGGAGTTCGGCTGGCGAGGCTTTGCGCTCCCCCATCTCCAAGCACGCTACGATGCACTGACGGCCAGCCTCCTCATCGGCGTCGTCTGGGCAATATGGCACGCGCCGATGTTCGTCTTCGGCGTCTACAGCGAGAATCCGGTGCTGTACGTGCTGGGTATCCTGGCGTTCGCTGTCGTCTTGACGTGGTACTACAACAGTTCTCGGGGACAGCTTCTGGGTGCTGTCGTCATGCACGGCACGCACAACGCCGCAGTGAACGTCCCACCGATGCTGGTCGAGGGAGCGAACACCGTTGCAGTCCCCTACGAAGGGCTGCTCGCCGCCGTGTACTGGGTGGTCGCGCTCGTTCTGCTCGGTCGTTACGGCCGAACGACACTCTCCAGCGAGGCCCCGGTAGAGCCGACGTGGGCGAACCAGCGCGGCGACGAGCCGACAGCCCAACCGTCGTCGACGTTCGGGAGCGACGACTGA
- a CDS encoding DUF7521 family protein, whose protein sequence is MVEPQAIAEVVSVLELLVGLAITGLAFQGYRRNRSRAMLFLGGGIATMTVVSLVVIVVVAFFSSASARMVGLASSLTNLVGMCLILYAIVLARRE, encoded by the coding sequence ATGGTGGAGCCTCAGGCAATCGCCGAGGTCGTTAGCGTCCTGGAACTCCTCGTCGGTCTCGCCATCACCGGACTCGCTTTCCAGGGGTACCGACGGAACCGGAGTCGAGCGATGCTGTTTCTGGGCGGTGGTATCGCGACGATGACCGTCGTTAGTTTGGTCGTCATTGTGGTAGTGGCTTTTTTCTCCAGCGCCAGCGCCCGGATGGTCGGCCTCGCCAGCTCGTTGACGAACCTCGTCGGGATGTGTCTGATACTGTACGCCATCGTCCTCGCCCGGAGAGAGTAA